Part of the Spinacia oleracea cultivar Varoflay chromosome 5, BTI_SOV_V1, whole genome shotgun sequence genome, atttttatttaaatttaatttcttcaaaagttaTATGATCTTGTGTAATCTTAGCCAAACTTAGGCCTTGTTTGGTTAGGAGTTGTTAGTTGTTAGCTGATAGCTGATTTGACTAGCTATTAGCGGTTAGCTGTTTGCATTAGCTGATTTGACTAACTGGTTGCATTAGCTgtttgtgcaaaagtgtttggtaaattagctgatagttgttagctgtttaatatgtaaaatgaccattaaggacattggcatactttgttttttattaatattagacaaatagtttattgtgttaatttttttctcttaattttttttttttgataaacaatgactgaataaaataatttttgataaaaatatttttaattaattttttttaataatatatatatttcaaatagagaaatattactaatgatatttcaagcatgattgcaatatatttcaattgcttcaaagtactaatataaaatttattacaacaaaaaacgaatctagtaaatagggtgaaatgaaaaagaaagtgtgagtaatgtttttaggaTAAAAATAATGTAGGGTACCAAGATTGATAGTGGTTGTAATTATAGGCAATAGtaggacaaaatagtcattttcatccactttctcaaacctctaattgcaaaaagctcATATATTGagatttttcaaaattagctttttcaccccaaaactctcttccaaacctctcctaaccaaacacttcTAAATAGCTTTTTCTAaaagtcaaacctctaattcacccccaaaaagctctttttctctcaaacctctcctaaccaaacacccccttagTAATTAAAGGCTAACTGTTCGAAGTTTGATCTAAATAATTCATTTACAACGTAcgaagttattatttttggatAATGTCACTATTTTACAGGTTTAGACATACGGtattaaaaaatttcatttgGAGATTGGTAAACATTTTCTGGGATCGTTAAGTTTTTTTTATAAGCCTTTGTGTAATCATAAAAATATGTAGTATATAtaatttaaagaaaaaaaaccaaCTATTTTTTGATAATCAGGTAAATTAATTATCAGATAGTCCCCACAAAGATAACGATTTACcaaaaaatcatagttaaaggtgagaaaaacattcaatattaagtttgatgttttattgactaaaatgatcccataaatTGGTTTGTCACAATTaaaaattttgttatttttgctCTAGTCAAGAATCAAGCGCGGGTTCTCGCAGTTAGATCGAGTAGATGTTATAGCAGTGTAGTAGTGACCCTTTTAGCAAGAGGGTATCAACACATATGTCTTTTCAAACGAaactttttaatataattttacgGAGTTTGAGAATTCCGAATAAGATTTCTTTAAAGGTGAAATCATCCTTTTAAAAAGTAGATAAAAACACAATATAAGGTCCTAATTCAATAAAGGGTTATTGGCAGAAAAAgcatatttattatatttttactaggaagtactccgtatgtttttttttttatgaaaattatattttataagTATGTATTTTAATATTGTGGGATCATTTCATGTATTATGAAATAGACATTCGCTGCATATAAAACCTTATCTATATTCCCAAAATCTcatttatattatatattttctagcacaaatggatgtgctgataccccttgccaaACTGGTTACAACGAAGTTTATATAATCATCTTTACACTGCCTCTAGACCTGCGTTCGATCCTTTATGTGTggatcttttcttttctttgggAAATTGTTGTTTTATGTTACTATTGTTTATGGTTTCGTTTTAGCATTTAGGGAATCATAATAAACAATATATAATCAGATTGCATATTGCAATATACGGCCATTGTCACTTCTGAAAATCCATTGTCATCTTCATCAACCTTCGGTAAAGGGTCCAACTTTTGCTTCCGTTCAAGCACAAAACAACAATATAGCTAGTTTTCTTCTACACCTTCTTCCAACCATCAATATAGCTAACTTTTGCAACTGAAACTAATTTAGAAAaggtagattaaatttattatttcaattaaGAATTTTATCAAACACCTTAGATGCATCACAAAGGGAGGTTTATGTAATAAAACATCAAAATATTTTCATTCTTTCACCTCCATAAATAAAATATGAATGCTCAACCAAAaaggaaagaacaaaaaatttcAGGGTGGGTAAAAAAGAATCAAGTGCTTTGCATTTACTTTAGAAATGGAAACCACAAAAAAACCATATGTAGTTCCTCTTTTATTTACGGAGGTGAAAGAATGAAAATTAGAGGTGAAGAAATGTTTGGCGGCAAAATGAAATTGGGTATTATGGCGCAACTGCATCCCGCGGAACGACACAAAATGGCGCaaattgttgaaattttttGCCGCCCAATATCTTCTTTTCATAAAGCTTTTTCCTCTCTTTTTTTAGTGGGATTTGTTAGGTGGCATCATTTCATAGGTGGTGTAGTGTATCTCTATCCTTATTCCATATTTTCTCCCAAAGAAAACCATGATCCGTGTGATACATCAAAAACCAATAATAAtccttctctctcctaaatTTTAGTCACCTTCGCCAATAGTAGTTATATTGAAACTGTCAACCTCACACTCTCCTTTTTTTTCCTCCCTCTCTTGATCTAGAATAAATAAATGCAAAATGAAATTAATCCCTCTATCTGGTCGATCTCCTATACGGCTTTACCACTCAACATCAATTTTTGTCCATGCTCATTATCAAAAACAACCATTGAGGGCATGTAAGAAACCTTCAACCATGTTAAGCAGCGTCAAGAGTCTATGTGCACCGCTCATCGTCGTCCTTGTTGCCCATAATGAATCAAATCAAGACCCCAAACCCCCCTGAGCCCGACCCGGGATCAAGCTTAGGTGGCAGATCGTCCATTTGCAACTCCGACGTCGGACCATCAGCAACAGTGGTGGAAGCAGCGGTGGCAAGGGAGTTATACACGCCAAACACAAAAGGCCGTGGTTGCGGTAACGACGATAAATCAATAATCAACAACGACGATGAAGGCGATTCCATCTTGCAATGGGTAGAAGAGACGAGCGAAGACGAGATTGTCACAAAAATGGAACGGTGGAAGATGGAGATGCAAAAGCCAATGCACGGCGGAGGGAAAGGTGTACAGGTTGCGGCGGGCGAGGGTGCCCGACACAAGCACAAGAACACACACTTTTCCGTtctatttaaaactacaatgtcTATTATCAATTACTTGCATTATAAACATAAAACCCAATTAGTCACTCGATTCCTTTCTCCTCTGGTCCGGGCTTGCTGCCATTGCGTCCGTCGTATGTGGTTATTTCTGAGATATATCATTGATGCAGGTGATGTTGTTTTTGTTGTGGTTGTCTCCTCTGATTGTGTCTCTTCTCTACACTACTATCCAACATATACATTTAGTTTATGATTTATGGAACTGAAATTAGGGGATGAGTTCTGGAGTATGTATGTATCTAGATTGTTAAATTAGGAATTTATTATAGGTAATATTATTTAACTACTGTAATATGCTTTTTACTAtgtttttaataatttattattaaatagggtttttttaaagtaatttattaattatatcatcaataaataatttatcCAAATGAACAAAACTGAACATTTTTTACTTACctaattattaacttagttatAGTCAacgaataaacaaacaaatttaattaTAGTCATCCGTTAAACAACCAAAATTAATTCTAgtcaacaaataaacaaaactaaattaaaaactaattaaaaaaaataagagaaccaaattttatatttatgGAATGAGATTATCACCCCTATTCCTTTTCTAGGAAGAATTGGAAAAACAATCCCATTCCATGAAATTAGATTGCTTTGTCATTTCCTCTCATGCACGGAATATGGTTGGTAATACTACTTAATTGCCTAGGAGAAATGGGATTTCCAACTATATTCCGTtgttttctggaaaaaaaatatatttttacctCCCAAGTTACCGCTTCCGCCGCCGCCGACGGGGGCGTTGAAGGAAGGTCGTCGTCCATTTACGTTCTCGGTCAAAATTCCACTATAATCACGATGATGACGAcatcggtggtggtggtggtgctagTGGTTGAGCTCACAGTGTGGAGGGAGTGACAATAATATGaattgaggtggtggtggtggtccgGCCGATGATGGCGGTGGCTAAGGTGGGAACGACAAAAATAGTGGTTAGAGAAAGTGGGGTAAGTGGAGTAAGTGGGTGGAGGAAGTGGGGGTGAGTGAGGGTGAGGTGGGGTGAGAGGGCAAAAGGGACATTTACTTAAATATAGGTGGGTGTTTTGCATAAAAGCGGGCGACGAATAGTAATCCCCTATTTCAGTACCAACAAGGCAAATAACTTGTATTGATATTTTTTGGCAATATATTGGTATACCAATAACTAATCTTATTACCAATACTAAATTTGTGAGTATCAATACGAGTCAATACGATTCCTTTGTGTCACATGAGGAAGTAAAAATCGCGGTATGTTATGTTTTTTAaaaacataacaaaataaaaattcaatgaaatggtacatattttaatcgaaatggtactttatttttaatgaaattgtactctttttaacgaaatggtacATATTTTTATCGAAATGGTATATGTTTTTATCGAAATGATACTCTTTTTAATGAAATGGTACTCCTTTTTAATGAATGATACTCTTTTTTACATAAATGGTGCATGTTTAACGCTCACATTACAGCATGTCGCATCTCCGCCCTCGTGTCGCATGGACGCAAGGCACTCGAGATTGGGAGTTCCTCGGTGATCAAGAACATTTAACATATGGAGTGTGGAAACTGAGGGGGGAAAAGAAGAGGGAGACAGCAGACAGGGAGTGTCGAGTGTGGTTTCTAGTTTCCTTCTTTCCTATATACTCTCCCTCTTCTGCTACTTCACTTTCTGCCAAACCTCAAAACCTACAGTTCAACAATCAACTACTACCAACCACAATCaacaaataatcataattaattccacaacttaattaattttttctacAATTTGGGGAAAATTAAAATGAGCGAGGAAGCAAAGAGAACAATGGACGCCGGAAAACCTACCGCCGACGATCGGAAACCATCGTGGGCGGCAGCTGGCAAACGCATCATTATAAAGAGCGCGGACATGGCTGATGACATGCAGAAAGAAGCTATCGACATTGCCATCGCGGTACTTTCTCCTATTTTTTAAATTGCAAATTGCAAATTGCAAATTGTGCTCCACTGCTTCCGATCTTTGTGCTTTGTTCGTGCTCAATTTGTGGAATTTTCTGttgaattttgttaattaatttgaggttgagattttgaattttgaaatttgaggtGTTTTCTGTGGGAAttgatgattaaggattttgatATATAGGCATTTGAGAAGGTTAATGTCGAGAAAGATGTAGCGGAGGGTATAAAGAAGGAGTTTGATAAGAAGCATGGACCTACTTGGCACTGCATTGTTGGTCGCAATTTCGGTAAAGTTATAGTATTTATTTGCTGTGTGTTTTCATCGTATGATTGCAAGGTTTTCAAAATGATTTTCAAGGGTTTATGCTTGGATTGTGATTGTTGGAAACCCGGTTTTGGGTTTCAGGTTTTCTTGTTGTAGATGAGAAATATACTGTATTCATTCTCACTTGCCTTTGTGCTGACAACTAGatttaattttgtttcttttctaTAATGTGATAAATGTTCGGCTTACATCTACCTTTTGGAGGTTAGTTTTGAATGATATGCTCTGTTGCCTTATCTGTTGAGTGAGTTGAGGATTTTTTGTCCATAATAGAAGGCCAACTTGTATATGCATATCTCTAAAAATGGCACATTTTGATCTTGATCAAGAGTTGTCTGAACAGAATAGAACTTCGATAGTGTTTGCCTAATTCACTTACAAAAGCTATGTTGTTATTGTTTACTCTCGGAACTACCCTGCTACCTGGAACCACACAAAACTACCGGTCTTGCTTAGGAAAAGTGCAGCCTTGTTACATTGTTCCAAAGAAGGCTGTGAttgtgttttctttgctagtacATTTTGAGTCTGCATCATCTTGGTATTCAGGTTGAAGGGTATCAGTTACCACGCCCTTTTTACTGTTATCCATTGTACAACCATGTGAACTGATCCGAGTCCTTGTAGGTTTATGCTTCTTGTTATACTTGTCCGTTTGAAGATCAAGCTATTCTCTATAGGTCTCTAATAGGAATGTAGAAACTGCCCAAAACAGCTTTCTGAAGTTTAAGAATCTGAATAATGAAAGACAATAATAAGACTTAAAGCAAAACCCTGACTCGAACCTGCAAGTTAGGGATTtactaataataaataacaaagatCGAAACATGCAATTTTGAAGGATGCAATCACTGATGATTTCTGGTTAAGGATCATGGGCATAATGGGTTAATCTAATGATCCAAGCTTCAACCAATGCCGAATGGATACTTTTTAATGGAAGAGAGAAGTAAATGCAATGTATAATTCAATATACTTCATAGAAGAAACCATGATTTTCCGTCTTACTACACGCGGGCTCTCCCGTATGGGATCTCTAATATTTTATCTTTGTCAAGGTGTCCTATTTGATATCCACATAGTCATATAGACCAAAAACACTCTTTTTTAGACTAATTTGTTGTTGACACAGTTATGAGGATTTGTTGGATGTGATGTGGTAACTATGCAAGCTTTAAAAATTTGCATGCCTCAAATGACTGAGGAGAGGAATAAGAGAAAAGAGAAACTTTGCATCCATTATGCTAGTTTGGACCTAATGGTTTAGTTAGGGTTAAATGCAAAGACACTCAACCTCTCTTTTTAGTGCAATCTTCTTACAGTTAAAGGGT contains:
- the LOC110790028 gene encoding uncharacterized protein, whose translation is MSEEAKRTMDAGKPTADDRKPSWAAAGKRIIIKSADMADDMQKEAIDIAIAAFEKVNVEKDVAEGIKKEFDKKHGPTWHCIVGRNFGSYVTHETNHFIYFYLDQKAVLLFKSG